In the genome of Myxococcales bacterium, one region contains:
- a CDS encoding cobalamin B12-binding domain-containing protein, whose translation MNRKIRILIGKPGLDGHDRGAKIVARALRDAGYEVIYTGLHQTPEMIVNTAIQEDVDAVGLSILSGAHNYLFPEVIRLLQEKGAGDIIVFGGGIIPEVDIAGLKEKGVAALFTPGTPIQEIVDFVKTVVEPRQVE comes from the coding sequence ATGAATCGCAAAATCCGCATATTAATCGGCAAGCCGGGCCTGGACGGACACGACCGCGGCGCCAAGATCGTCGCGCGCGCTTTGCGCGATGCCGGCTACGAAGTCATTTATACCGGCCTGCATCAGACGCCGGAAATGATCGTCAATACCGCCATCCAGGAAGACGTCGACGCCGTCGGGCTTTCCATTCTTTCCGGCGCCCACAATTATCTGTTTCCCGAGGTGATCCGCCTGCTGCAAGAAAAAGGGGCCGGCGACATCATCGTGTTCGGCGGCGGGATCATTCCCGAGGTCGACATCGCGGGGCTGAAAGAGAAGGGTGTGGCCGCGTTGTTTACCCCCGGCACCCCGATCCAGGAGATCGTCGATTTCGTCAAGACGGTCGTCGAGCCACGGCAGGTCGAGTAA